A genomic stretch from Achromobacter spanius includes:
- a CDS encoding efflux transporter outer membrane subunit has product MMKIHPTRPTPAIPSARPGARPLTRPLALPVVLPLLLALSACAFAPDSKPPAMASPARYGVEPTPAQGATAQGVAQRFEQGARPVPEWWKRYGSDALNALVQEGLANSPNLAAAERNLASAREQLRAQVNSSLLPSVDAGASATRNRALTMPNLPQPTALYNVFTGQVQASYDLDLFGAARFANASLAAQVEQQAFQLESARRSLAGNIVTGAIRSASLAERVALTEKQVVLLRQVARDTQRRYELGSASQNDALDADQDAATLEASLPGLRAQWQATRHALAVLLGRSPDQAPDDLAFSMLAVPAQVPVVVPSELLASRPDILVADAVVQAAAADVGVATAQLFPSLSLSASMGKGGFSWPAALSGAGSIWAIGASLTQPIFHGGALLAERRAAKERYEASVLQYKQTVLTAFQDVADTLARLDADGQALASAEASRRAAEQSYRNTASRVRLGALAPYTEFAAEQHYVAARLRELEYANARLTETAALFQAMGSPARASEMAAQVP; this is encoded by the coding sequence ATGATGAAGATCCACCCGACTCGTCCGACCCCGGCGATCCCTTCCGCCCGCCCTGGCGCGCGGCCGCTGACCCGGCCCTTGGCTTTGCCCGTGGTTTTACCCTTGCTGCTGGCCTTGAGCGCCTGCGCCTTCGCGCCGGACAGCAAGCCGCCCGCGATGGCCTCGCCTGCCCGGTACGGCGTGGAACCGACGCCCGCCCAGGGCGCCACCGCACAAGGTGTGGCGCAGCGCTTTGAACAGGGCGCGCGGCCCGTGCCCGAATGGTGGAAGCGTTATGGTTCCGATGCGTTGAACGCCCTGGTGCAGGAAGGCTTGGCCAACAGCCCCAACCTGGCGGCAGCCGAACGCAACCTGGCCAGCGCGCGCGAACAGTTGCGCGCGCAGGTGAATTCGTCGCTGCTGCCCTCGGTAGACGCAGGCGCCAGCGCCACGCGCAACCGCGCGCTGACCATGCCCAACCTGCCCCAGCCCACGGCGCTCTATAACGTCTTCACCGGCCAGGTCCAGGCCAGCTATGACCTGGACCTGTTCGGCGCGGCGCGCTTTGCCAATGCCTCGTTGGCGGCGCAAGTCGAGCAGCAGGCCTTCCAGCTGGAATCCGCGCGGCGCTCACTGGCCGGCAATATCGTCACCGGCGCCATCAGGTCGGCATCACTGGCCGAACGGGTCGCGCTGACCGAAAAGCAGGTGGTGTTGCTGCGCCAGGTGGCGCGCGATACGCAACGCCGTTATGAACTGGGGTCGGCCTCGCAGAACGACGCCTTGGATGCCGACCAGGATGCCGCCACGCTGGAGGCCTCGCTGCCCGGCCTGCGTGCGCAATGGCAGGCCACGCGCCATGCGCTGGCGGTGCTGCTGGGCCGCAGCCCCGACCAGGCACCGGACGACCTGGCCTTCAGCATGCTGGCGGTGCCGGCGCAGGTGCCGGTGGTCGTGCCCTCCGAGCTGTTGGCCTCGCGCCCCGACATCCTGGTGGCCGACGCGGTGGTGCAGGCTGCCGCCGCCGACGTGGGCGTGGCCACCGCGCAGTTGTTCCCCAGCCTGTCGCTGTCCGCCTCCATGGGCAAAGGCGGCTTCAGTTGGCCGGCGGCCCTGTCGGGCGCGGGTTCCATCTGGGCCATCGGCGCATCGCTCACCCAGCCCATCTTCCATGGCGGCGCCCTGCTGGCCGAGCGCCGCGCGGCCAAGGAACGCTACGAGGCGTCGGTGCTGCAATACAAGCAAACCGTGCTGACCGCATTCCAGGACGTGGCCGATACCTTGGCGCGGCTGGACGCCGACGGGCAGGCGCTGGCCTCGGCCGAGGCCTCCCGCCGCGCGGCCGAGCAGTCCTACCGCAACACAGCCAGCCGTGTACGCCTGGGTGCGCTGGCGCCTTACACCGAGTTCGCGGCCGAACAGCACTATGTGGCGGCGCGCCTGCGTGAATTGGAATATGCGAATGCCCGGCTGACGGAAACGGCGGCTCTGTTCCAGGCCATGGGTTCCCCCGCGCGTGCATCGGAAATGGCGGCGCAGGTACCCTGA
- a CDS encoding efflux RND transporter periplasmic adaptor subunit yields MALPAALALALAVSACGRKDAPAPAPRPVVAMPTQADERLPAWILPGEVQARYSTPLSFRVGGKIIERKVRLGDSVVPGQVVAKLDPADAAKNAAAAKAQLSAAQHQLTYARQQLERDRAQARENLIATNQLEQTRNAYASALAQRDQAAQQAALSADQLEYTTLQADQAGVITAEEADTGQNVAAGTPVYQLAWAGDIDAICDVPESVLAGLTVGQRASVTLGPLPGQTFAAVLREIAPAADPQSRTYRVKLTLESPSPEVRLGMTANISFDNPGAASQATYTVPATALFHDGKEPAVWVVKPQEDTLELRRVKVLRYDARTVTLSNGVQAGERVVWQGVHTVTAGEKVRPVAPLHPEDFAS; encoded by the coding sequence CTGGCGCTGCCGGCCGCGCTGGCCTTGGCCTTGGCCGTATCGGCCTGCGGGCGCAAAGACGCGCCGGCCCCCGCCCCCCGCCCCGTGGTCGCCATGCCGACCCAGGCCGACGAGCGACTGCCCGCGTGGATCTTGCCGGGCGAAGTCCAGGCGCGCTACAGCACGCCGCTGTCCTTCCGCGTGGGCGGCAAGATCATTGAACGCAAGGTCAGGCTGGGTGACAGCGTGGTGCCGGGGCAGGTCGTAGCCAAGCTGGACCCGGCCGACGCCGCCAAGAACGCCGCGGCCGCAAAGGCCCAGTTGTCGGCCGCACAGCATCAATTGACGTACGCCCGCCAGCAGTTGGAACGCGACCGCGCCCAGGCGCGCGAAAACCTGATCGCGACGAACCAGTTGGAACAGACCCGCAACGCCTATGCCTCGGCATTGGCGCAACGCGACCAGGCCGCGCAACAGGCCGCGCTGTCGGCCGACCAGCTTGAATACACCACGCTGCAAGCCGACCAGGCCGGTGTCATCACTGCCGAAGAGGCCGACACGGGCCAGAACGTGGCCGCGGGCACGCCCGTCTACCAACTGGCCTGGGCCGGCGATATCGACGCCATCTGCGACGTGCCGGAAAGCGTGCTGGCGGGGCTGACCGTGGGGCAACGCGCCAGCGTCACCTTGGGGCCCCTGCCCGGCCAGACCTTTGCCGCCGTGCTGCGCGAGATCGCGCCCGCCGCCGATCCGCAAAGCCGCACCTACCGCGTCAAGCTCACGCTGGAATCGCCATCGCCCGAGGTGCGGTTGGGCATGACCGCCAACATCAGCTTCGACAACCCCGGCGCCGCAAGCCAGGCCACCTACACCGTGCCCGCCACGGCGCTGTTCCATGACGGCAAGGAACCCGCCGTGTGGGTCGTTAAGCCGCAAGAAGACACGCTGGAACTGCGCCGGGTGAAGGTGCTGCGCTACGACGCTCGCACGGTCACGCTGTCCAACGGCGTGCAGGCCGGCGAGCGCGTGGTCTGGCAAGGGGTGCATACGGTGACCGCCGGTGAAAAAGTCCGCCCCGTGGCGCCCTTGCACCCCGAGGACTTCGCATCATGA
- a CDS encoding efflux RND transporter permease subunit, translating into MSAGPQEPGQESGNAPGHEHNEGKFNLSAWALRHQPLVIFLITLVTLFGVLSYSKLAQSEDPPFTFRVMVIKTLWPGATAQQVQEQVTDRIGKKLQETANTDFLRSYSRPGESLIFYTMKDSAPANTVADQWYQIRKKVGDIQATLPQGVQGPFFNDEFGDVYTNIYTLHGDGFTPAQLHDYADRLRTVLLRVPGVAKVDYFADPAEHVYIEISNTQLTRLGVSPQQIAQAINTQNAVAGAGTLTTADDRIFVRPTGQFDNSRALADTLIRVNGKSIRLGDIATIHRGYDDPPIEQMRFGGAPVLGIGITMQPGQDVVRLGESLDTSFEKLKAQLPAGLTLTEVSSMPDAVSDSVDEFLRSVAEAVAIVLIVSLVSLGLRTGMVVVISIPVVLAITALFMDMFGIGLHKVSLGTLVLALGLLVDDAIIAVEMMAVKLEQGWSRARAAAFAYTSTAFPMLTGTLVTVAGFLPIALAKSSTGEYTRSIFQVSAIALITSWFAAVVLIPLLGYRLLPERKREAHLPHDHEHDIYNTRFYQRLRGWVAWCVDRRFWVLAGTVVIFVIAMAGFKFVPQQFFPSSDRTELLVDVRLQEGASFAATLRQVERVEKALEGRPEIDHTVSFVGTGAPRFYLPLDQQLATPNFGQLVITAHSVEDREKLASWLEPMLREHFPAIRTRLSRLENGPPVGYQVQFRVSGDKIPEVRAVAEKVAAEVRADSRSVNTQFDWDEPSERSVRFEIDQQKARELGISSSDISDFLAMTLSGYTVTQYRERDKLINVSLRAPREERVDPARLATLAMPTPNGPVPLGSLGQVHYDLEYGVIWERDRQPTITVQADVVSGAEGIDVTHAINKKLDALRADLPVGYRIEVGGPVEESAKGQSSINAQMPLMAVAVLTLLMVQLQSFARVLMVVLTAPLGLIGVVAALLLFGKPFGFVAMLGVIAMFGIIMRNSVILVDQIEQDILNGHKRVDAIVGATARRFRPIVLTAAAAVLALIPLLRSNFFGPMATALMGGITSATVLTLFFLPALYAAWFRVRHDERDEPEGVPPGANAADTLERGA; encoded by the coding sequence ATGAGCGCCGGCCCCCAAGAACCTGGTCAAGAATCCGGCAATGCCCCGGGCCACGAGCACAACGAAGGCAAATTCAACCTGTCGGCCTGGGCGCTGCGCCACCAGCCGCTGGTGATTTTCCTGATTACGCTGGTCACGCTGTTTGGCGTGCTGTCGTATTCCAAGCTGGCCCAGTCCGAAGACCCGCCCTTCACCTTCCGCGTGATGGTCATCAAGACCCTGTGGCCCGGCGCCACCGCGCAGCAGGTGCAGGAACAGGTCACCGACCGCATCGGCAAGAAGCTGCAGGAAACCGCCAACACGGACTTCCTGCGCAGCTATTCCCGGCCCGGCGAATCGCTGATCTTCTACACCATGAAAGACTCGGCGCCCGCCAACACGGTGGCCGACCAGTGGTACCAGATCCGCAAGAAGGTGGGCGACATCCAGGCCACGCTGCCGCAAGGCGTGCAAGGCCCGTTCTTCAACGATGAATTTGGCGACGTCTACACCAACATCTACACCCTGCACGGCGACGGCTTCACGCCCGCCCAACTGCATGACTACGCCGACCGCCTGCGCACCGTGCTGCTGCGTGTGCCCGGCGTGGCCAAGGTCGACTACTTTGCCGACCCGGCCGAACATGTCTACATCGAAATCTCCAACACGCAACTGACGCGCTTGGGCGTGTCGCCCCAACAGATTGCGCAAGCCATCAACACGCAGAACGCGGTGGCCGGCGCCGGCACCCTGACCACCGCCGACGACCGCATCTTCGTGCGGCCCACCGGGCAGTTCGACAACAGCCGCGCGCTGGCGGATACGCTGATCCGCGTAAACGGCAAGTCGATCCGGCTGGGCGACATCGCCACCATCCACCGTGGCTACGACGACCCGCCCATTGAACAAATGCGATTCGGCGGCGCCCCCGTGCTGGGCATCGGCATCACCATGCAGCCGGGCCAGGACGTGGTGCGCCTGGGCGAATCCCTGGACACGAGCTTTGAAAAGCTGAAGGCGCAACTGCCTGCCGGGCTGACGCTGACCGAAGTCTCCAGCATGCCGGACGCCGTGTCGGATTCCGTGGATGAATTCCTGCGCTCGGTCGCCGAGGCCGTGGCCATCGTGCTGATCGTCAGCCTGGTGTCCTTGGGCTTGCGCACCGGCATGGTGGTGGTGATTTCCATTCCGGTGGTGCTGGCCATCACCGCGCTGTTCATGGACATGTTCGGCATCGGCCTGCACAAGGTGTCGCTGGGCACCTTGGTGCTGGCGCTGGGCCTGCTGGTGGACGACGCCATCATCGCCGTGGAAATGATGGCGGTGAAGCTGGAGCAGGGCTGGAGCCGCGCGCGCGCCGCCGCCTTTGCCTACACCAGCACCGCGTTTCCCATGCTGACCGGCACGCTGGTCACCGTGGCGGGCTTTCTGCCGATTGCGCTGGCCAAGTCCAGCACCGGCGAATACACCCGTTCAATCTTCCAGGTGTCGGCCATTGCGCTGATCACGTCGTGGTTCGCCGCCGTGGTCCTGATTCCGCTTCTTGGGTATCGGCTGCTGCCTGAACGCAAGCGTGAAGCGCATCTGCCGCACGATCACGAACACGACATCTACAACACCCGCTTCTACCAGCGGCTGCGCGGCTGGGTCGCGTGGTGCGTGGACCGCCGCTTCTGGGTGCTGGCGGGCACGGTGGTGATCTTCGTCATCGCGATGGCGGGCTTTAAGTTCGTGCCGCAACAATTCTTTCCCAGCTCGGACCGCACCGAACTGCTGGTGGACGTGCGCCTGCAAGAAGGCGCGTCGTTCGCGGCTACGCTGCGCCAGGTCGAGCGCGTGGAAAAGGCGCTGGAGGGTCGGCCCGAGATCGACCACACGGTCAGCTTCGTGGGCACCGGCGCGCCGCGTTTCTACCTGCCGCTAGACCAGCAATTGGCCACGCCGAACTTTGGCCAACTGGTCATTACCGCGCATTCCGTGGAAGACCGCGAAAAGCTGGCCAGTTGGCTGGAACCGATGCTGCGCGAGCATTTTCCGGCCATCCGCACCCGGCTGTCGCGGCTTGAAAACGGGCCACCCGTCGGCTACCAGGTGCAGTTCCGCGTCAGTGGCGACAAGATTCCGGAAGTGCGCGCGGTGGCAGAGAAAGTGGCCGCGGAAGTCCGTGCCGACAGCCGCTCGGTCAACACACAGTTCGACTGGGACGAGCCCTCGGAACGGTCGGTGCGTTTCGAGATCGACCAGCAGAAGGCGCGCGAACTGGGCATCAGTTCCAGCGACATCTCTGACTTCCTGGCCATGACGCTGTCGGGCTATACCGTGACGCAGTACCGCGAACGCGACAAGCTCATCAACGTCAGCCTGCGCGCGCCGCGCGAAGAACGGGTGGACCCGGCCCGCCTGGCCACGCTGGCCATGCCCACACCCAATGGCCCCGTGCCGCTGGGCAGCCTGGGGCAGGTGCATTACGACCTGGAATACGGCGTGATCTGGGAACGCGACCGCCAGCCCACCATCACGGTGCAGGCCGACGTGGTGAGCGGCGCGGAAGGCATCGACGTCACCCATGCCATCAACAAGAAGCTGGACGCGCTCCGCGCCGACCTGCCGGTGGGCTACCGGATCGAAGTCGGCGGGCCCGTCGAGGAAAGCGCCAAGGGCCAATCGTCCATCAACGCGCAAATGCCGTTGATGGCGGTGGCCGTGCTGACGCTGCTGATGGTGCAACTACAAAGCTTCGCGCGTGTGCTGATGGTGGTGCTGACCGCGCCGCTGGGCCTGATCGGCGTGGTGGCGGCGCTGTTGCTGTTCGGCAAGCCCTTCGGCTTCGTGGCCATGCTGGGCGTCATCGCCATGTTCGGCATCATCATGCGCAACTCGGTGATTCTGGTTGACCAGATCGAGCAAGACATCCTGAACGGCCACAAGCGCGTGGATGCGATTGTGGGCGCCACCGCGCGGCGCTTCCGTCCGATTGTGTTGACGGCCGCCGCCGCCGTGCTGGCGCTGATTCCGCTCTTGCGCAGCAACTTCTTCGGCCCCATGGCCACCGCATTGATGGGCGGCATCACCAGCGCCACGGTGCTGACACTGTTCTTCCTGCCCGCGCTGTATGCCGCCTGGTTCCGCGTACGGCACGACGAGCGCGACGAGCCCGAAGGCGTGCCGCCCGGCGCCAACGCCGCCGACACGCTGGAACGAGGAGCTTGA
- a CDS encoding TetR/AcrR family transcriptional regulator, giving the protein MSKVRLTREQSRDQTRQRLLDAAQSVFLSKGFVAASVEDIAELAGYTRGAFYSNFGSKSELFLQLLRRDHDKVMADMRAIFEAGESRQQMEARVLAYYSTHHRENDCFLLWMEGKLQAARDPDFRVGFTDCLRELRAATTEYVRQFSAQVGTPLPLPAEQLAVGLLALSDGMQFSYAFDPQGVSLEMTEAVLAGFFRRVVFGEPSPETAADAQSDGD; this is encoded by the coding sequence ATGTCAAAAGTCCGCCTTACCCGTGAACAAAGCCGAGACCAGACGCGCCAGCGTCTGCTGGACGCTGCGCAATCGGTTTTTCTCAGCAAGGGTTTTGTGGCCGCTAGCGTTGAAGACATCGCCGAACTGGCGGGATACACCCGCGGGGCCTTCTATTCCAATTTCGGCAGCAAGTCCGAACTTTTCCTGCAATTGCTCAGGCGCGATCACGACAAAGTGATGGCCGACATGCGCGCCATCTTCGAAGCAGGCGAATCGCGCCAGCAAATGGAGGCGCGCGTGCTGGCGTACTACAGCACGCACCACCGCGAAAACGACTGCTTCCTGCTCTGGATGGAAGGCAAGCTGCAAGCGGCGCGCGACCCGGATTTTCGCGTGGGCTTCACCGACTGCCTGCGTGAGTTGCGCGCGGCCACCACCGAATACGTGCGTCAGTTTTCCGCCCAGGTCGGCACGCCGCTGCCGCTGCCCGCCGAACAGTTGGCGGTGGGTTTGCTGGCCTTGTCGGACGGCATGCAGTTCAGCTATGCCTTCGACCCGCAAGGGGTCAGCCTGGAAATGACCGAAGCCGTGCTGGCGGGCTTTTTCCGCCGCGTGGTGTTTGGCGAGCCATCGCCAGAGACGGCGGCGGACGCTCAGTCGGACGGCGACTAA